In Micromonospora ferruginea, the sequence TGGCGAGTTCCGGTGTCGCCAGGATCATCCGGACCAGGTCGGGTCGTTCCGCGAGCTGCCGCACCAGCGTCTCGGCCAGCAACTCCTCACGCCGGGGCGGCGCCTCCCAGCTCTGGTCGAGCATCCGCTGGACGCGGGGGTCGGCGAACAGCCGGTTCAGGTCACCGGCCGCGCTCTCGTCCAGCCCCGGCACGAGCCGTCGCAGCATCGGGCCGTCGGCGTGCTGCGCCAGCTCGACAGGCGTCACTCCGGCGGCGAAGGCGTCGCCCAGGCTGTCGCTCCTGGCCAGTGCGTCCCGCACGTAGAGCCCGGCGGCGATCCGGGCCGCGTGCGCGTCACGGTGCGCCTCGCGTACCTGATCCGGCTCCGGCTCTGCCGACGGTGCGCTGCCCGGGAGCGACGCGCTCGGCGGGCGGTGGAACGTGGTCGACTCGCCGAGCAGGTGGACGCGGTTGAAGTCCGGCGCGCTTCCCACGTACTCGGGCGGCGGGTCCGGGAGTCGGGGCGGCGCCGCTCGGTGCCGTGGCTCGGGCAGGACGTTGAAGTTGCCGGGTGGCCGGCCGGCGAGCGGCATCGGGCGGCCGTCCGAGCCGAGGACCAGGGCGTCCACGTCCACCACGTTGCCGACGAACGGGGAGCCGCTGTGGCGGTAGAGCGGTTGGTCCGCCACCGTGCCGCTCTGCGGATCGAGGTAGAGGACGGTGCCGTTCTGGTTCAGCGCCACCCAGGCGTGCGAGCCGCCGCCCTCGAAGCTGGTGATGAGGAAGGCGTAGCTGCCGTGCCCGCCCGACGCGAGTTGCGCGTGCAGGTCGCGGTATCCGCGCTCGACCGCCCTCCGCCGGTCCGCACCGCCGGACCCGGACCGATCCGGCCCGCACAGGTCCTGGAACCGGCCGCCGGTCGTCTCCTCGACCCGAAGCGGGCCGTCCACCTCACCGCCGACCGGCCGGCTGACGTCGCCCGCCAGGTAGCCGTCGAAGGTACGCGGCGCGGCGACGCGGGGCCGGCCGTGCATCCAGGTCTCGAAGAACGACAGGGTGCAGTCGAGGCAGTTGATGCCCCGGGTGGCGTCGGCGGCCGGCCCGCCGTCATTGGCCACCCGGAACCACCCGCCGCGCCGGGGATCGGCGGTCCGAACCACGCTGCCGTCCGGGTTGCGGGGCATCTGCCGTTCCAGGTCGGTCTGATGCAGCGCGAGCGGTGGCCGGAGACCGCCTCGGCGGCCGTAGGGCCGCGACCGGTCGACCGGCGGCGGGTGGCCGTAACCGCTGAGCGCGGACTCGTCGGTGGTCTCCACCGCGCCGAGCGCCAGGTCGGCCACGTCGTCGTTGATCCGGTAGAAGTCGAGGTCGTCCTCGACCATCACCCGATCCGGCACGACCCTCCCGGCAAGCACCTGTCGCGCCTCGTCACGCAGCTCGGACGCCTCCAGGCCGGCCTCGTGCGCTTCCCGGTGCCACCGTTCAGCCGCCAGCGTCCGTCCGGCGCGGCGCAACTCCGTGGCCTGGGCTGCCCAGTCGCTCGCCCGCTCCTCGTGTTAGTCGGCGCGTTCGTGGAGCCAGTCCACCCTGGTCTGTCGCCGGCGGTCCTCGAACCAGTCCCGCTGAGACCGCAGGTAGCCGTCGTAACGACGTCGGTCGAAGGCCTCCCGCTCGGCGGCCAGGCGTTCGGCCCGCTCCCGAAGCGCCTCGTGGTCCGGCGTGAGCGGGTTCTGCGGATGGACGACATGGGGTGGCGGGCCCGGCGAGGTCGCGGGGGCCAGCGTCTCGAGCAGCGGGAAGCGGGGATTCGGTGCGGGACGCGCATCCGAGCCGGGCATCGCCGGCCCCGACGCCGATGGCGGATGAGCCGGGGAGGCGGTCGGCGGAGCTGATCGCACGGTGTCGACACCCGGCAGGCCTCGCTCCGGTGACGGGGTTAGCGCCGAGTGCGGAGCGCCCGGAACCGAGGTGCTCAAAGCCGCCGGGGCCGTGGCCGGCTGCGTCGGGGCCGGCTGATGTTGAACTCCTGCTTCTGGGGTGGGCATGACGGCTGCGCCACCTCTCAGGTCGGACGGGCCGGCCGGGGAGGTGGCAGGCGCCTCGACGGTCACCGAGGACAGGATGGGGTTGCTGGTGACCGCGGTGGACGTCATACCGGTCGTCACCGATGCCGAGCCTGCGCCCTGCGAAGTGGATGGCGCTGAGTCGATCGTCTCCGACCCCGGTTGCGCCAGGACGACCGGGGACGGGTGGTGCGTCGCGGCCTGGGCGTCGGTCACCGGGGTGGTCGTCGAGGGGGCGGCGGCGAGGTCCGCCCGGGTCTCACCGACCACCGACGTACCGGCCTGGACGGATGCGGGGGACTCGGGTGATCGCTGCGCCGGGACGAGCGTGACCGGATCGGTGCCGGGCGGCACGTCCAAGCCGATCGGCGCGGCCGGCAGGCCACCGAGTTTCCCGTCCAACCGGTGGTGGAGCGCCGTATCGGCCTGCCCGGTGGCGGAACCACCCACACCGGACACCGCGGCACGGGCCAGATCCTCCAGTGACGGGCCCTGGCCGGTCGCCAGCCCCGCCGCGGTCTCCGCGAGGCTCTCGCCGGCCATCTCCCGCCCGAAGTGCTCCCCGACGCGGGCGAACCGCCCGCTCGCGTGCCGGCCGAGACCGGCGAGGGGCGCGGCCGCCCCGCCGGCGAAGCCGCCCAGCCCGGATGCGCCCACGTCGGTCAGATCGAGGCCGTCGCGGCGGCCGGTGGAGTTCTGGTACGCCTGGGTGGCCAGGTTGGTGCCGGCCTCCTGCCCGGCCTCGACCAGGCCGCCGAGCACCGCCTTGCGGGCCAACCCCCGGGCGCCGCTCTTGACGACCTCCTTGGCGGCCCGCTCACCCGCCTCCTTGAGACCTTCCCGGATCGCCTTGCGGGCCAGTTGGGCCACCAACCGCTTGAAGATCTGCTGCACCGCGACCCGGGTGGCGGCGATCGCCGCCCCGGCCGCCGGTGACGCCGTGCCCAGGGTGAGCGCGGTGACCACCGCCAGGGACAGCAGCTCCACGACCAGGATCCCCAGCTCGATCCAGGCCTCCAGTTTCGCGCCCTCGATGTCGCAACCGCAGGAGTCGACCAGCCGGCCCAACTCGTCCGTGGCCGCCGCCAGCACGTGCAGCGGCGCGTCCTCGCCGCCGGCCACCCTGTCCCACGCCGTGTCGAACGCGTGGGCCACCAGGCCGACACCGCCGTAGCCGCTCTTCACCTCGCCGGCGGCGGTGACAGCGTCGTCGCGTGGACCGGCCAGCACGCCGGCAACGCCGTACCACTGGTCGGCCAGGTCCCAGACGGCGCGCTCGTTGCCCTCGGGCCATTCCACGCCGACCACCCAGTCGAGCGCCTCGTAGATCCAGCCGGGCACGTCCCAGGGGCAGTAGTCGAGCGGGTGCGGGATCGGGCTGGGCAGCATGCTCACGCGCGGATCCTCCGGTGGTCAGCGCCAGGGCCGGTGCGGGTTGTGCCGTTGGTGCGGGATCTGCCCGAGGTCACGGGCGTTGCCCAGGTCCGTCTCGACGGTCGCGGCGACCGAGCGGACCACGTCGGCGCCGATCCCGTCGAGCGAGCGGCCGAGCAGTTCCCACGCCCGTAGCAGCGTCTCGGCGTAGCCCTGGTAGTGCTTGTCGAACGCCGCGCCGATGTCGTCGCGCCCCCACGGTCGTCGCGCGCCGGCGGCGGCGATCGGATCACCGGTCTCGCGCCGCGACCCGGTCACGGCTCGGCCGGTCGCGGCCAGGTCGGCGCCGCCGCGCCGGGCCCGCTCCGCGTCCAGCCAGATCTCTCCCCCGGCCACCGGTCACTCGCCGCGCGACGCGACGGCGTCGGCCCGGCCCAGCAACGCGCCGAAATCGTGGGTACGCAGGAACTCCACCGACGGCGAGCCGGGCGGCAGATAGCCGGAGACCAGCTCACGGGTGGCAGCACCCGCGGCGGCGTTGGCCCGCAGCACGGTTTCGGTGATCTTCCGGCTCAACGCCCGGGCGTCACGGTCGTGGAACACGGCCGGGCTCACCTCGACGCTGATCAGCTCACCCCGCGCCCCCACCACGGCGGTGACCTGGCCGTCGTCGGAACGCTCGGTCACCCGCAACTCGGCCAGCCTGGTCTGAAGTTCGTCCAGCCCGGACCGCAGGCGCTGGTACTGGCCGTACACCTCGTCGAATCGCGCGCGCAGTGCACGGTTCGCATCCCGGTCCGCACTCTCGGCCACCGCCGCCCCCCTTCCGTCACCGTGGGTAGGGCCGACCATACCGGGTGCCACGAAATCCGTGGGGTCCGGTAATTTCAGGTGGTGATCGAGCGACAGCAGGCCGAGCAGATCGCCTCCGTGTGGGCCCGGCGGGACTCCGACCGCCTCGGTTTCCCCTGCACGCCGGTGGTCGAGGAGTTCGACCTGGGCTACCTCATCGTGTCCACGGTGGCCACCGAGGCTCGTGCGCTGCCCGGCGACCTGCCGACCACGGTCATCGACAAGGAGACCGGCGAGGTGTCCACCTGGCCCCGGGTCCCGGCCGACGCGGTCGAGCGGATGTACCGGCAACGCCGCCCGGCCGAACCGCGTGCCCCCCGCACCGTCGAACCGGCCGGGCAGCTGCTCCGCGAGCTGACCCGGCTGCCCACACCCGGCGCCGCCGCCCATCTCACCCTCGACGGCCGGCTGCACGTGGCGCAGGGCGCCAAGGGTGACGTCGAGCTGCGCCACCATCCGCTCGTCCGCTCCTACCTGGACGAGCTGCCCACCGGCCACCTGGTGCGGGGCGGCGAGCGGCACGCCGAGATGATCGTCGTCTCGGACGCGCCGCACGAGCACGACCACCGCCGGGCCGCCGACGGGCTCGCACCCCTGACCGTCGAGGAGGCACGCGAGCTTCTGGGCACCAGCCGCATCGAGTTCTTCCGCATCCGTGAGCCCGGCGATCCGGCCGCCGGGCCGACCGACCTCCGCTGCGAGTCGTGCATCAGGTTCCTCGTGCACTTCGAGGTGCTCCCCTGGCCGGAGCTGGCCTTTGCCGAGGAGTGGCACCCGGACCCTCAGACGCCGCCCGACCCCGACCGGTTTCCCGCAGAGGTCGCCAGCGCGCTCGTGGTCGCCGGCTGGCGGCCGCACTTCGGGGACGAGGTGTCGGCCGCCACCTCGGTCCGGAAGGTCACCGAGATCAGCGGGGCACAGCACGGCCATGCATCCTTCCCGGCCGCGCTGACCACACTCACCGCCTATCCCGGGCTGGTGAGTGCCCGCCAGGGCCCCGGCGAAGCAGTGTGGATCTCCCGGTTCGAGGTGCGTCCCCGGAAGGTCGCGCACACCGCCGACACCCTCGCCGACTTCGGCGCGGTCCTGGGCGTCCGCCTCTTCCCGCTGGGCAGCGAGCGTCAGGAGAGCATCCTCGCGGTGGACGAGCACGGCCGTGTCTTCGCCCTCGACCAGGCCGGCGAGTGGTTCCTCGGCGCGGACGTCGACGCCGCCCTCACCACCCTGCTGCTCGGTCGCGCCCCCGCCCGGGTCCGCGACGACGGCACCTGGTGACCGCCCCTACAGGTCGATCCCGGTGAGCACGGTGACCCGCTGCTCGGTGTAGTCCTCCATGGCGCTGCGCAGCCCCTCCCGCCCGACACCGGAGCCCTTCACCCCGCCGTACGGCATCTGGTCGGCCCGGTACGACGGCACGTCGCCGACGATCACGCCGCCGACCTCCAGCGTGCGGGCGGCGGTGAACGCCACGTCGAGCCGGTGGGTGAAGACGCCGGCCTGGAGCCCGTACGCGGAGTCGTTGACCGCGGCGAACGCGGCCCGGTCGTCCGCGACCGGGGCGACCACCAGCACCGGCCCGAACACCTCCTCGGCGCTCACCCGGGCGTCGGCGGGCACGCCGCTGAGCACGGTCGGCGGATAGGTGGCGCCGTCGCGCCGGCCGCCCACCTCGACGGTGGCCCCGGCGTCGACCGCCTCGCCCACCCACATCTCGACGCGCTGCGCGGCCGCGACGGAGACCAGCGGGCCGACGTCTGTCGACTCGTCGCGGGGGTCGCCGGTGCGCAGTGCCTCGACGGCGGCGACGAGCCGGGGCAGGAAGTCGGCGTAGAGGCGTTCGTGCACGTGGACGCGCTGCACCGCGATGCACGACTGCCCGGCCTGGTAGTTGGAGAACGTGGCGATGCGCTGCGCGGCGAACGTCAGATCGTCGTCCGACGACCAGTCGGCGCAGATCACCGCCGCCGCGTTGCCGCCCAACTCCAGCGTGACGTGCTTGTCGTGGGCGGTGCGGCGGATGGCGGCGCCGACCGGCCCGGAGCCGGTGAACGAGACCACCGGCAGCCGCGGGTCGGCGACCAGTTCGGCGGCGCGCTCGTTGGGCAGCGGCAGCACCGAGAACATGCCTTCGGGCAGGTCGGTCTCGGCGAGGATCTCGCCGAGCAGCAGCGCGGTGAGCGGGGTGGCCGGGGCCGGTTTGACGACGATCGGCGCGCCGACGGCGAGCGCCGGGGCGACCTTGTGGGCGACCAGGTTGAGCGGGAAGTTGAACGGGGTGATGCCGAGCACCGGCCCGCGCGGCACGCGCCGGACCAGGGCGATCCGCCCGGTGGCGGCCGGGTCGGTGTCGAGGCGTTGCAGGTCGCCGGAGAAGCGCCGGGCCTCCTCGGCGGCCCAGCGGAACACCGAGACGGCGCGTCCGACCTCGGCCTTCGCCCACTTGACCGGCTTGCCGTTCTCGGCGGTGATCAGCGCCGCGATCTCGTCGGCCCGTTCGGCGAGCCGTCGGGTGACGTGGTCCAGGGCCGCCGCGCGGGCGTGCGCGGGCAGCGCCGCGGCCGTCGCGGCCACCCGGGCGGCGCCCGCGACGGCGGCTTCGACCTGGTCGGCCGTGGCGAGCGTGGTACGCCCCACCGCCTGCCCGTCGTACGGGTGGGTGACGGTCAGTTCCCCCTCGCCGTGGGCGGGGCGGCCGGCGACATAGAAGACTCTCGGCTCCACGTCCGGCAGCGTAGACCAGAGACGCCCACGCGGAAACAGTTGCCCAAACCCTTGTCTGCCTCGAATTCAGTAGCCAAGATGGCAGTCAGATTGCGAGAACCTCCGCTGACCTTCCTCCCGGCCACCCTCTCGGAGACTTGAGATGAGCGACCAGCACAAGCTGCGCAACTTCGTCAACGGCGAGTACGTCGACCCGGTGGACGGCGGCTACGCCGACCTGGTCGACCCGTGCACCGGCGAGGTCTTCGCCCAGGCGCCGGTGTCCGGGCCGGCGGACGTCGACGCGGCGATGACGGCCGCCGCCGCCGCGTTCGAGGGCTGGCGGGACGCCACCCCGGCGGACCGGCAGCGGGCGCTGCTGAAGTTCGCCGACGCGGTGGAGGCGCGGGCCGCGGATCTGGTCGACGCCGAGGTGCGCAACACCGGCAAGCCCCGGCAGCTCACCACCGAGGAGGAGCTGCCGCCGGCCGTGGACGAGCTGCGGTTCTTCGCCGGGGCGGCGCGCCTGCTGGAGGGTCGCTCGGCGGGTGAGTACCTGGCCGGCCACACGTCCTACGTGCGGCGGGAGCCGATCGGCGTGTGCGCCCAGGTGACGCCCTGGAACTATCCGCTGATGATGGCGGTCTGGAAGATCGCCCCGGCCCTCGCCGCCGGCAACGCGGTGGTGCTGAAGCCGTCGGACACCACGCCGGTGTCGACGCTGCTGCTGGCCGAGATCGCCGCCGAGCACCTGCCGCCGGGCGTGTTCAACGTGGTCTGCGGCGACCGGGACACCGGTCGTACCCTCGTCTCCCACCCGACGCCACAGCTCGTGTCGATCACCGGCTCGACCCGGGCGGGCATGGAGGTCGCGGCCGCGGCGGCGCCGGACCTGAAGCGGACCCACCTGGAGTTGGGCGGCAAGGCCCCGGTGGTGATCTTCGACGACGCGGA encodes:
- a CDS encoding toxin glutamine deamidase domain-containing protein; translation: MPDRVMVEDDLDFYRINDDVADLALGAVETTDESALSGYGHPPPVDRSRPYGRRGGLRPPLALHQTDLERQMPRNPDGSVVRTADPRRGGWFRVANDGGPAADATRGINCLDCTLSFFETWMHGRPRVAAPRTFDGYLAGDVSRPVGGEVDGPLRVEETTGGRFQDLCGPDRSGSGGADRRRAVERGYRDLHAQLASGGHGSYAFLITSFEGGGSHAWVALNQNGTVLYLDPQSGTVADQPLYRHSGSPFVGNVVDVDALVLGSDGRPMPLAGRPPGNFNVLPEPRHRAAPPRLPDPPPEYVGSAPDFNRVHLLGESTTFHRPPSASLPGSAPSAEPEPDQVREAHRDAHAARIAAGLYVRDALARSDSLGDAFAAGVTPVELAQHADGPMLRRLVPGLDESAAGDLNRLFADPRVQRMLDQSWEAPPRREELLAETLVRQLAERPDLVRMILATPELANSLTARPVTLHHLASHQQAIDVLDDVLREIRERGGTAVASTPTPAVEPTPLTREQTGVSLRFEGERPVARQPGFDKARAGDLGYRKAYLDQMYRDAVVAQRELDSLGRELADLSSDRAEYKPRPGPKDRDRAEDKIARNGGQADRLRDLAAGRVSYQTLDDLYAGLASLSSNPRLQVARFEDRFRNPQDSGYRDIQLLVRTSTGHVGEFRLQLAALDQVAKWEHALYEVWRDLEAVPRSEGRSVSVAESAIRKGIARRQREHFWAALQSTLSGGQR
- a CDS encoding YbaB/EbfC family nucleoid-associated protein; its protein translation is MAESADRDANRALRARFDEVYGQYQRLRSGLDELQTRLAELRVTERSDDGQVTAVVGARGELISVEVSPAVFHDRDARALSRKITETVLRANAAAGAATRELVSGYLPPGSPSVEFLRTHDFGALLGRADAVASRGE
- a CDS encoding SUKH-3 domain-containing protein produces the protein MVIERQQAEQIASVWARRDSDRLGFPCTPVVEEFDLGYLIVSTVATEARALPGDLPTTVIDKETGEVSTWPRVPADAVERMYRQRRPAEPRAPRTVEPAGQLLRELTRLPTPGAAAHLTLDGRLHVAQGAKGDVELRHHPLVRSYLDELPTGHLVRGGERHAEMIVVSDAPHEHDHRRAADGLAPLTVEEARELLGTSRIEFFRIREPGDPAAGPTDLRCESCIRFLVHFEVLPWPELAFAEEWHPDPQTPPDPDRFPAEVASALVVAGWRPHFGDEVSAATSVRKVTEISGAQHGHASFPAALTTLTAYPGLVSARQGPGEAVWISRFEVRPRKVAHTADTLADFGAVLGVRLFPLGSERQESILAVDEHGRVFALDQAGEWFLGADVDAALTTLLLGRAPARVRDDGTW
- a CDS encoding aldehyde dehydrogenase family protein — its product is MEPRVFYVAGRPAHGEGELTVTHPYDGQAVGRTTLATADQVEAAVAGAARVAATAAALPAHARAAALDHVTRRLAERADEIAALITAENGKPVKWAKAEVGRAVSVFRWAAEEARRFSGDLQRLDTDPAATGRIALVRRVPRGPVLGITPFNFPLNLVAHKVAPALAVGAPIVVKPAPATPLTALLLGEILAETDLPEGMFSVLPLPNERAAELVADPRLPVVSFTGSGPVGAAIRRTAHDKHVTLELGGNAAAVICADWSSDDDLTFAAQRIATFSNYQAGQSCIAVQRVHVHERLYADFLPRLVAAVEALRTGDPRDESTDVGPLVSVAAAQRVEMWVGEAVDAGATVEVGGRRDGATYPPTVLSGVPADARVSAEEVFGPVLVVAPVADDRAAFAAVNDSAYGLQAGVFTHRLDVAFTAARTLEVGGVIVGDVPSYRADQMPYGGVKGSGVGREGLRSAMEDYTEQRVTVLTGIDL
- a CDS encoding gamma-aminobutyraldehyde dehydrogenase, with the translated sequence MSDQHKLRNFVNGEYVDPVDGGYADLVDPCTGEVFAQAPVSGPADVDAAMTAAAAAFEGWRDATPADRQRALLKFADAVEARAADLVDAEVRNTGKPRQLTTEEELPPAVDELRFFAGAARLLEGRSAGEYLAGHTSYVRREPIGVCAQVTPWNYPLMMAVWKIAPALAAGNAVVLKPSDTTPVSTLLLAEIAAEHLPPGVFNVVCGDRDTGRTLVSHPTPQLVSITGSTRAGMEVAAAAAPDLKRTHLELGGKAPVVIFDDADVAAAAEAIAVGGYFNAGQDCTAATRVLTGPGIHDDFVAALTEQARNTRTGGPDDADVLYGPLNNANQLARVSGFVDRLPDHADVTTGGSRVGERGFFYAPTVVSGVRQADEIIQDEVFGPVITVQRFSDEDEAVRWANGVEYGLSASVWTRDHGRAMRMTRRLDFGCVWVNTHIPFVSEMPHGGFKHSGHGKDLSVYSLEDYTRVKHVMHNIEAW